A region of Nerophis ophidion isolate RoL-2023_Sa unplaced genomic scaffold, RoL_Noph_v1.0 HiC_scaffold_44, whole genome shotgun sequence DNA encodes the following proteins:
- the LOC133546811 gene encoding gastrula zinc finger protein XlCGF17.1-like isoform X1, whose product MTTEADGDHCGGSQADKLLAPLSDSEDTTSHSPDTDDEDSKDDKTCHTDNTHFKCSHCHKTFKYHCRLKRHMRTHTGEKPFSCSICGKDFTQRPDFKVHMRTHTGEKPFICSICRLSFARKGYLKVHRRTHTGEKPFSCSICGKGFTQSLSLKRHMRRHTGEKPFSCSICGKGFTQSLSLKRHMRRHTGEKPFSCSIRDKGFTHSTDVKVHMKTHTCEKSHSCSICNRSFSRQSTLVRHMRTHTGEKPFSCSICGKGFTQSLSLKRHMRTHTGEKPFSCSICNRSFCDRSTLVAHMRRHPGEKVLSCSVCGERLSSKYQCKKHKCAGENSSSK is encoded by the coding sequence atgacaacagaagctgatggagaccactgtggaggatcacaagcagacaagctcttagctccactatcagatagtgaggacacaacgtcacactctcctgacactgatgatgaagactctaaagatgataagacatgtcacactgacaacactcacttcaaatgttctcactgtcacaaaacttttaaataccattgtcgtctgaaaagacacatgagaacacacactggagaaaaacctttttcatgttcaatctgcggtaaagattttactcagaggccagattttaaagtacacatgagaacacacactggtgaaaaaccttttatttgtTCAATCTGTCGCTTATCTTTCGCAAGGAAGGGATATTTGAAAGTGCAcaggagaacacacactggtgaaaaacctttttcctgttcaatctgtggtaaaggttttacacaaagtctgagtttgaaaagacacatgagaagacacactggtgaaaaaccattttcctgttcaatctgtggtaaaggttttacacaaagtctgagtttgaaaagacacatgagaagacacactggtgaaaaacctttttcctgttcaatccgtgataaaggttttacacatagtacagatgtgaaagtacacatgaaaacacacacttgtgaaaaatcacattcctgttcaatctgcaacagaagctttagtCGACAATCAacccttgtaagacacatgagaacacacactggtgaaaaacctttttcctgttcaatctgtggtaaaggttttacacaaagtctgagtttgaaaagacacatgagaacacacactggtgaaaaacctttttcctgttcaatctgcaacagaagcttttgtgaccgatcaacccttgtagcacacatgagaagacacccaggagagaaagtgttgagttgcagtgtgtgtggtgaaagattgtcttctaagtaccagtgtaagaaacacaagtgtgctggtgagaacagcagcagcaaatga